Proteins encoded by one window of Enterobacter pseudoroggenkampii:
- a CDS encoding NAD-dependent epimerase/dehydratase family protein, which produces MQTILGASGQIARELTRELKRAYTDDIRLVSRHPQKVHASDITAAANLLDAQQTQEAVNGSDTVYFTAGLPPDSALWERQFPTMLDNALEATRKAGARFVYFDNTYMYPQSDVPQTEETRFAPRGRKGNVRALMANRVLAEMQRGDIPVLIGRAPEFYGPERTQSFTNTLIIDRLKQHKRPRVPVRDDTLRTLIWTPDASRALALLGNTPEAYGQTWHLPCCDERLTYQQFVTLACDIFGQKADYAVLGELAFAATALFSQGAREMRELLPRYDVDNLFDSTKFKRHFPDFPVTSYRHGLENIWQEWRSKAHKTA; this is translated from the coding sequence ATGCAAACTATTCTGGGTGCCAGCGGGCAAATCGCCCGTGAACTGACCCGCGAATTAAAACGCGCCTATACCGACGATATCAGGCTGGTCAGCCGCCATCCGCAGAAAGTCCACGCCAGCGATATCACGGCTGCGGCCAATCTTCTGGATGCTCAGCAGACGCAGGAGGCGGTTAACGGCAGCGATACGGTCTATTTTACCGCTGGTCTGCCGCCTGATTCCGCGCTGTGGGAGCGTCAGTTCCCAACCATGCTGGACAATGCCCTGGAGGCCACGCGAAAGGCTGGCGCAAGATTCGTCTATTTTGACAATACTTACATGTACCCCCAGAGCGACGTGCCACAAACTGAAGAGACGCGCTTTGCGCCCCGGGGACGGAAAGGCAACGTGCGTGCGCTGATGGCCAACCGGGTGCTTGCCGAAATGCAGCGGGGCGACATTCCCGTCCTCATCGGTCGGGCCCCGGAGTTTTACGGGCCTGAGAGAACGCAGAGCTTCACGAATACGCTCATTATCGACAGGCTGAAGCAGCACAAACGTCCGCGCGTTCCGGTACGTGACGATACGCTTCGCACCCTCATCTGGACGCCGGATGCCAGCCGCGCGCTCGCCCTGCTGGGCAATACGCCTGAGGCATACGGGCAGACGTGGCATTTGCCCTGCTGCGACGAAAGGCTGACGTATCAACAGTTTGTTACCCTCGCCTGCGATATCTTCGGCCAGAAGGCGGACTACGCCGTGCTGGGCGAGCTGGCCTTCGCCGCGACGGCACTGTTTTCGCAGGGCGCGCGCGAAATGCGGGAGCTGTTGCCCAGATACGACGTTGACAACCTGTTTGATTCGACGAAGTTTAAGCGGCATTTTCCCGACTTTCCCGTCACTTCATACCGGCACGGTCTTGAAAACATCTGGCAGGAATGGAGATCAAAAGCGCACAAAACAGCGTAA
- a CDS encoding YoaK family protein produces MLIKLKKERTHQEDRRLALWLATSAGLLNAIALGAFGFFPSHMTGNTSQLSSEVSSTDLSDIIFFGSIILSFVAGAIIARTIVIWGIIHNVRLVFCQILFVEGILLTGVSFYEMYFHALTSNREIILFLCGLMGIHNSTSTQLSGGRVRSTHITGTLTDAGISLASVLVAMMRRDYSKDTAAQKSQLKTHLTTLFSFITGGIAGLLLFRWIGFNAMLALGLMLAVIAIVSIITVSTRVRRVRATV; encoded by the coding sequence TTGCTGATTAAACTCAAGAAAGAACGAACGCATCAGGAGGATCGCCGGCTTGCTCTCTGGCTGGCGACCTCAGCAGGTTTGCTGAACGCCATCGCCCTCGGGGCATTTGGCTTTTTCCCCTCACACATGACCGGCAACACCTCACAATTATCCAGCGAAGTTTCTTCTACCGATCTGAGCGATATTATTTTCTTCGGCTCGATAATTCTCTCTTTTGTGGCTGGCGCCATTATTGCGCGCACGATCGTCATATGGGGTATTATCCATAACGTCAGGCTGGTTTTTTGCCAGATCCTTTTTGTCGAGGGGATATTACTGACCGGCGTTTCCTTCTACGAGATGTATTTTCATGCCCTCACCAGCAACCGCGAGATTATTCTTTTCCTGTGCGGCCTGATGGGCATTCATAATTCCACTTCTACGCAGCTTTCCGGCGGACGGGTGAGATCGACGCACATTACCGGCACGCTGACGGACGCGGGGATATCCCTGGCCTCCGTACTGGTGGCGATGATGCGCAGGGATTACTCCAAAGATACGGCGGCGCAAAAAAGTCAGCTGAAAACCCACTTAACCACCCTGTTTTCGTTTATTACGGGCGGTATCGCGGGGCTGCTGCTTTTCCGATGGATTGGCTTTAACGCCATGCTGGCGCTCGGACTGATGCTTGCCGTGATCGCTATCGTTTCAATTATCACCGTCTCGACGCGGGTTCGACGGGTTCGCGCTACCGTCTGA
- a CDS encoding MerR family transcriptional regulator, whose amino-acid sequence MRIGELSKMTGISPSRIRFYEAEGLLPRPVRQGNGYRTYSQEAAALLNIIDNAQRTGFSLEQIRCFLPQPQQHWDHEGLIQSLKTRIAEIEAMQKQLEENRRELLTLVASITNRPDGISCDDNMQRLLGQLQHSDGSANPSNPRRDGDN is encoded by the coding sequence ATGAGAATTGGCGAGCTGTCGAAAATGACGGGGATTTCCCCGTCGCGCATTCGGTTCTATGAGGCGGAAGGTTTACTACCGAGACCCGTCAGGCAGGGGAACGGCTACCGAACGTATTCTCAAGAGGCGGCAGCGCTGCTGAACATCATCGACAACGCGCAGCGTACCGGGTTCTCACTGGAGCAAATACGCTGCTTCCTGCCGCAGCCGCAACAGCACTGGGATCATGAGGGACTGATCCAGTCCCTGAAAACGCGTATTGCCGAAATAGAAGCGATGCAGAAGCAGCTTGAGGAAAACCGCAGAGAATTGCTGACGCTGGTCGCGAGTATCACCAACCGTCCGGATGGGATCTCCTGCGACGACAACATGCAGCGCCTGCTGGGGCAGCTGCAACACTCAGACGGTAGCGCGAACCCGTCGAACCCGCGTCGAGACGGTGATAATTGA